The following proteins are co-located in the Pseudomonadota bacterium genome:
- a CDS encoding PAS domain S-box protein has protein sequence MAMDEKKIKNKGGPVTTADSKGGGDAGKGQHHFADIEYRQLFEKAFDAIFILDDSQIVVDVNQRASEIFGYAREEFLGHNILKFIPADQHPQSDMEFSKLKESGHYEKFVGRLICKDGSIKNIEVSSSAVYDNGGEFIGSLDIV, from the coding sequence ATGGCCATGGATGAGAAAAAAATAAAAAACAAGGGCGGTCCCGTAACCACTGCCGATTCGAAAGGCGGGGGGGATGCCGGCAAAGGGCAACACCATTTTGCCGATATAGAATACCGGCAGCTTTTCGAAAAGGCCTTTGACGCAATATTCATCCTGGACGACTCCCAGATTGTGGTCGATGTGAACCAACGGGCCTCTGAGATATTCGGCTATGCCAGGGAGGAATTCCTTGGGCACAATATTCTGAAGTTTATTCCGGCAGACCAGCATCCTCAATCGGACATGGAATTTTCCAAACTGAAAGAGTCCGGGCATTATGAAAAATTTGTCGGTCGCCTCATCTGCAAGGACGGGTCGATTAAAAATATCGAGGTCAGTTCTTCAGCCGTCTATGATAATGGTGGCGAATTCATAGGTTCTCTCGATATCGTC